A window from Rhea pennata isolate bPtePen1 chromosome 1, bPtePen1.pri, whole genome shotgun sequence encodes these proteins:
- the EIF3D gene encoding eukaryotic translation initiation factor 3 subunit D isoform X2 yields the protein MAKFVTPVIQDNPSGWGPCAVPEQFRDMPYQPFSKGDRLGKVADWTGATYQDKRYTNKYSSQFGGGSQYAYFHEEDETSFQLVDTARTQKTAYQRNRMRFAQRNLRRDKDRRNMLQFSMQTLPKSAKQKERDRLRLQKKFQKQFGVRQKWDQKSQKPRDSSVEVRSDWEVKEEMDFPRLMKMRYLEVSEPQDIECCGALEYYDKAFDRITTRNEKLLRSIKRIFHTVTTTDDPVIRKLAKTQGNVFATDAILATLMSCTRSVYSWDIIVQRVGSKLFFDKRDNSDFDLLTVSETANEPPQEEGNSFNSPRNLAMEATYINHNFSQQCLRMGKEKYKFPNPNPFVEDDMDKNEVASVAYRYRRWKLGDDIDLIVRCEHDGVMTGANGEVSFINIKTLNEWDSRYCNGVDWRQKLDSQRGAVIATELKNNSYKLARWTCCALLAGSEYLKLGYVSRYHVKDSARHVILGTQQFKPNEFASQINLSIENAWGILRCVIDICMKLDEGKYLILKDPNKQVIRIYSLPDGTFSSDEDEEDEEEEEEEEEEES from the exons ATGGCCAAGTTTGTGACACCCGTGATCCAGGACAACCCCTCTGGCTGGGGCCCTTGTGCTGTACCTGAGCAGTTCAGGGATATGCCATATCAGCCTTTCAGTAAAGGAGACCGCCTGGGAAAG GTTGCAGACTGGACAGGAGCCACATATCAGGATAAGAGATACACAA acaAGTACTCTTCACAGTTTGGTGGAGGAAGTCAATATGCATATTTTCATGAGGAGGATGAGACTAGCTTCCAGTTGGTGGATACAGCACGAACACAGAAAACTGCATACCAGAGGAATCGTATGCGATTTGCTCAG AGGAACCTTAGGAGAGATAAGGACCGTCGGAAcatgctgcagttcagcatgCAGACGCTACCAAAGAGCGCTAAGCAGAAGGAGAG AGATCGTTTGCGTCTGCAGAAGAAGTTTCAGAAACAGTTTGGAGTGAGGCAGAAGTGGGACCAAAAATCACAG AAGCCTCGTGACTCCTCTGTTGAAGTTCGCAGTGACTGGGAGGTGAAAGAAGAGATGGACTTCCCTCGACTGATGAAGATGCGCTACCTGGAGGTGTCAGAGCCACAGGACAT AGAGTGCTGTGGAGCCTTGGAGTACTATGATAAAGCCTTTGACCGCATTACAACAAGGAATGAGAAGCTACTGAGGAGCATTAAACGCATCTTCCATACTGTCACTACTACTGATGACCCAGTTATCCGAAAG CTGGCAAAGACCCAAGGAAATGTGTTTGCCACAGATGCTATCCTGGCCACACTGATGAGTTGCACTCGCTCTGTGTATTCCTGGGACATCATTGTCCAGCGAGTTGGATCCAAGCTCTTCTTTGACAAGAGGGACAATTCTGATTTTG ACTTACTGACAGTGAGTGAAACAGCTAATGAACCACCACAGGAAGAGGGCAACTCATTTAATTCTCCACGCAACCTTGCCATGGAGGCCACGTACATCAACCATAACTTCTCCCAACAATGTCTAAGAATG ggaaaggaaaaatacaagtttCCCAACCCAAACCCCTTTGTGGAGGATGACATGGATAAAAATGAAGTAGCCTCTGTTGCATACAG ATATCGAAGGTGGAAACTGGGAGATGATATAGATCTCATTGTCCGCTGTGAACATGATGGAGTGATGACGGGAGCTAATGGAGAAGTGTCATTCATCAACATCAAAACACTGAACGAATGGGATTCCAGG TATTGCAATGGAGTAGACTGGCGCCAGAAGCTTGATTCTCAGAGAGGAGCCGTGATTGCCACAGAGCTGAAAAACAACAGCTACAAATTAGCCCGCTGGACATGTTGTGCGCTGCTGGCTGGATCAGAATATCTTAAACTTGG GTACGTTTCTCGTTACCATGTGAAGGACTCTGCCCGACATGTGATCCTGGGCACACAACAGTTCAAGCCAAATGAGTTTGCCAGCCAGATTAATCTGAGTATAGAGAATGCCTGGGGCATCCTGCGATGTGTCATTGACATCTGCATGAAACTGGATGAGGGAAAGTACCTCATCCTCAAAGACCCCAACAAGCAAGTCATCCGTATCTACAGCTTGCCTGATGGCACCTTCAGCTCTGATGAAGATGAggaagatgaagaggaagaggaggaagaagaag aGGAAGAGAGCTGA
- the FOXRED2 gene encoding FAD-dependent oxidoreductase domain-containing protein 2 isoform X1, whose product MAQAVWGTLLRLALCAGAVCTTSSTAFLYHDYCVIGAGPSGLQIAYFLQQAGRDYIVFERSHAPGSFFALYPRHRKLISINKQYTGKSNSEFNLRHDWNSLLSHDHRLLFRHYSHDFFPDADTMVRYLEDFASLLKLQVQYNTAIVHVTLDRDQQAWNGHHFILTDQSRQNYKCSSLLVATGTWVPNVVNFPGSEYVEGYETVSINPEDFAGQTVLILGRGNSAFETAENILGVTNFIHMVSRSRVRLSWATHYVGDLRAINNGLLDTYQLKSLDGLLEGDLEDLAIVKDKKGKLHITLRFYLENRNTSAGINSITLPQDELDNFATRAPYDRVIRCLGWKFDFSIYNRSLRLMPGKGNKKKYPQIKPSYESRGTRGLFVLGTASHSVDFRKSAGGFIHGFRYTTRAVHRLLENRHHGVPWPSTVYPVIQLTNSIIKRVNEASGLYQMFSVLADIILLRENATTFEYLEEYPVGVLAELETLTGRKAPNGLFVIIMEYGRNFSGADKDVFYYNRAVGEAQHAWQSNFLHPVIYYYKRLPTEREMRLRPPDWSLPRPDAIHHIVEDFLTDWTAPNAHILPLRRFLENCVGTDLRNFFAESCFLFAFTRQKLPPFCQQGYVRMQGLVGIKRLQRHAVDAGLLEDYTAADFTGDRLLGSPEGSQDQLLRDRAMPVSPLQHLVTAKDEL is encoded by the exons ATGGCCCAGGCGGTTTGGGGGACGCTCCTGAGGCTTGCCTTGTGTGCCGGCGCTGTCTGCACCACAAGCAGCACTGCTTTTCTCTACCACGACTACTGCGTCATCGGGGCTGGCCCGTCAGGCTTGCAGATAGCCTATTTCCTCCAGCAAGCCGGCAGGGACTACATAGTCTTCGAGCGCAGCCACGCTCCCGGCAGCTTCTTCGCCCTCTATCCTCGCCATCGCAAGCTCATCAGCATCAATAAGCAATATACGGGCAAATCCAACAGTGAGTTCAACCTTCGCCATGACTGGAACTCGCTCCTCAGCCATGACCACCGGCTGCTCTTCCGACACTACTCCCACGACTTCTTCCCCGATGCTGACACGATGGTGCGCTACCTGGAGGACTTTGCTTCCCTGCTGAAGCTGCAGGTCCAGTACAACACAGCCATCGTCCATGTCACGCTAGACAGAGATCAGCAGGCCTGGAACGGCCACCACTTCATCCTGACGGACCAGAGCAGACAGAACTACAAATGCAG ctctttgttGGTAGCCACTGGCACGTGGGTCCCCAACGTGGTAAACTTTCCTGGCTCAGAATATGTTGAGGGTTATGAGACTGTGTCCATCAATCCAGAGGATTTTGCTGGCCAAACTGTGTTGATCCTGGGCCGAGGGAATTCTGCCTTTGAGACAGCAGAGAACATTCTGGGCGTCACTAATTTTATCCACATGGTGAGCCGATCCCGTGTTCGCCTCTCTTGGGCCACCCACTACGTTGGAGACTTGAG AGCAATTAACAATGGCCTGTTGGATACATACCAGTTGAAATCTCTTGATGGGCTTCTGGAGGGCGACCTAGAAGATCTGGCTATTGTCAAGGACAAGAAAGGGAAGTTGCACATCACGCTCCGGTTCTACCTGGAAAACAGGAACACCAGTGCAGGCATCAACTCCATCACCCTCCCACAGGATGAACTGGATAATTTTGCTACTCGTGCACCTTATGACCGTGTCATTCGCTGCCTGGGCTGGAAATTTGACTTTTCTATATATAACAG ATCCCTTAGACTGATGCCaggaaaagggaataaaaagaaGTATCCTCAGATCAAACCCAGTTATGAGTCCCGAGGCACTCGAGGACTCTTTGTTCTTGGGACTGCTAGCCACTCTGTTGATTTCAGAAAATCTGCTGGGGGCTTCATCCATGGATTCCGGTATACAA CTCGTGCAGTCCACCGCCTATTGGAAAACCGCCACCATGGTGTCCCCTGGCCATCCACAGTTTACCCTGTTATACAGTTGACCAATTCCATCATCAAGCGAGTGAATGAGGCCTCAGGCCTCTACCAGATGTTCAGTGTCCTGGCTGACATCATACTGCTGagaga GAATGCGACAACATTTGAATATCTCGAAGAATACCCAGTTGGAGTCCTGGCTGAACTGGAAACACTGACAGGGAGAAAAGCTCCCAATGGGCTGTTTGTCATCATCATGGAGTACGGGAGAAATTTCTCTGGGGCTGATAAAGATGTCTTCTACTACAACCGAGCAGTGGGGGAGGCACAGCATGCCTGGCAGTCCAACTTTCTGCACCCTGTTATTTACTATTACAAACGCCTCCCAACAG AGCGGGAGATGAGACTTCGCCCCCCCGACTGGTCTCTCCCCCGCCCAGACGCCATCCATCACATTGTGGAGGATTTTCTGACAGACTGGACAGCCCCAAACGCTCACATCCTGCCACTGAGACGTTTTCTGGAGAACTGCGTCGGCACTGACCTTCGCAATTTCTTTGCAG AATCCTGTTTCCTGTTTGCCTTCACCCGTCAGAAGCTGCCTCCCTTCTGTCAACAGGGATATGTAAGAATGCAAGGGCTTGTGGGGATCAAGAGACTCCAGCGCCATGCAGTAGATGCTGGCCTGCTGGAGGATTACACTGCTGCGGACTTCACAGGTGACAGACTCCTTGGCAGCCCTGAGGGGTCACAGGACCAGTTGCTAAGAGATCGTGCAATGCCAGTTAGTCCACTGCAGCATCTTGTTACTGCCAAGGATGAACTTTAA
- the TXN2 gene encoding thioredoxin, mitochondrial has product MLGRVWVTCGPGKMAQKLVLRRLLSLAPRTLPPPGPRAGLPPRALHGPLVPPGFLTPCRTLATPAGCGSTFNVQDGSDFQDRVVNNPKPVVVDFHAQWCGPCKILGPRLEKMVAKQEGKVLMAKVDIDDHTDLAIEYEVSAVPTVLAMKNGDVVDKFVGIKDEDQLEAFLKKLIGA; this is encoded by the exons ATGCTTGGCCGGGTGTGGGTCACCTGCGGGCCTGGGAAG ATGGCCCAGAAGTTAGTGCTCCGGCGGCTGCTGTCCCTTGCCCCTCGCACACTGCCACCACCAGGACCACGGGCTGGGCTTCCACCACGAGCGCTCCATGGCCCCCTGGTGCCCCCTGGCTTTCTAACCCCTTGCAGGACCCTGGCCACCCCAGCGGGCTGCGGGAGCACCTTTAACGTGCAGGATGGCAGTGACTTCCAGGACCGGGTGGTGAACAACCCCAAACCTGTGGTGGTGGATTTCCATGCACA ATGGTGTGGCCCCTGCAAGATCCTAGGCCCAAGGTTAGAGAAGATGGTGGCCAAgcaggaggggaaggtgctgatGGCTAAAGTGGACATTGATGATCACACAGACCTTGCTATTGAATATGAG GTGTCAGCAGTGCCGACTGTGCTGGCTATGAAGAATGGAGATGTTGTGGATAAGTTTGTGGGGATAAAAGATGAGGATCAGCTAGAAGCATTCCTCAAGAAACTCATCGGAGCCTGA
- the FOXRED2 gene encoding FAD-dependent oxidoreductase domain-containing protein 2 isoform X2, with translation MAQAVWGTLLRLALCAGAVCTTSSTAFLYHDYCVIGAGPSGLQIAYFLQQAGRDYIVFERSHAPGSFFALYPRHRKLISINKQYTGKSNSEFNLRHDWNSLLSHDHRLLFRHYSHDFFPDADTMVRYLEDFASLLKLQVQYNTAIVHVTLDRDQQAWNGHHFILTDQSRQNYKCSSLLVATGTWVPNVVNFPGSEYVEGYETVSINPEDFAGQTVLILGRGNSAFETAENILGVTNFIHMVSRSRVRLSWATHYVGDLRAINNGLLDTYQLKSLDGLLEGDLEDLAIVKDKKGKLHITLRFYLENRNTSAGINSITLPQDELDNFATRAPYDRVIRCLGWKFDFSIYNRSLRLMPGKGNKKKYPQIKPSYESRGTRGLFVLGTASHSVDFRKSAGGFIHGFRYTTRAVHRLLENRHHGVPWPSTVYPVIQLTNSIIKRVNEASGLYQMFSVLADIILLRENATTFEYLEEYPVGVLAELETLTGRKAPNGLFVIIMEYGRNFSGADKDVFYYNRAVGEAQHAWQSNFLHPVIYYYKRLPTEREMRLRPPDWSLPRPDAIHHIVEDFLTDWTAPNAHILPLRRFLENCVGTDLRNFFAVQPRDAILHLKLCSIEVVTLRPCRAEYQNPVSCLPSPVRSCLPSVNRDM, from the exons ATGGCCCAGGCGGTTTGGGGGACGCTCCTGAGGCTTGCCTTGTGTGCCGGCGCTGTCTGCACCACAAGCAGCACTGCTTTTCTCTACCACGACTACTGCGTCATCGGGGCTGGCCCGTCAGGCTTGCAGATAGCCTATTTCCTCCAGCAAGCCGGCAGGGACTACATAGTCTTCGAGCGCAGCCACGCTCCCGGCAGCTTCTTCGCCCTCTATCCTCGCCATCGCAAGCTCATCAGCATCAATAAGCAATATACGGGCAAATCCAACAGTGAGTTCAACCTTCGCCATGACTGGAACTCGCTCCTCAGCCATGACCACCGGCTGCTCTTCCGACACTACTCCCACGACTTCTTCCCCGATGCTGACACGATGGTGCGCTACCTGGAGGACTTTGCTTCCCTGCTGAAGCTGCAGGTCCAGTACAACACAGCCATCGTCCATGTCACGCTAGACAGAGATCAGCAGGCCTGGAACGGCCACCACTTCATCCTGACGGACCAGAGCAGACAGAACTACAAATGCAG ctctttgttGGTAGCCACTGGCACGTGGGTCCCCAACGTGGTAAACTTTCCTGGCTCAGAATATGTTGAGGGTTATGAGACTGTGTCCATCAATCCAGAGGATTTTGCTGGCCAAACTGTGTTGATCCTGGGCCGAGGGAATTCTGCCTTTGAGACAGCAGAGAACATTCTGGGCGTCACTAATTTTATCCACATGGTGAGCCGATCCCGTGTTCGCCTCTCTTGGGCCACCCACTACGTTGGAGACTTGAG AGCAATTAACAATGGCCTGTTGGATACATACCAGTTGAAATCTCTTGATGGGCTTCTGGAGGGCGACCTAGAAGATCTGGCTATTGTCAAGGACAAGAAAGGGAAGTTGCACATCACGCTCCGGTTCTACCTGGAAAACAGGAACACCAGTGCAGGCATCAACTCCATCACCCTCCCACAGGATGAACTGGATAATTTTGCTACTCGTGCACCTTATGACCGTGTCATTCGCTGCCTGGGCTGGAAATTTGACTTTTCTATATATAACAG ATCCCTTAGACTGATGCCaggaaaagggaataaaaagaaGTATCCTCAGATCAAACCCAGTTATGAGTCCCGAGGCACTCGAGGACTCTTTGTTCTTGGGACTGCTAGCCACTCTGTTGATTTCAGAAAATCTGCTGGGGGCTTCATCCATGGATTCCGGTATACAA CTCGTGCAGTCCACCGCCTATTGGAAAACCGCCACCATGGTGTCCCCTGGCCATCCACAGTTTACCCTGTTATACAGTTGACCAATTCCATCATCAAGCGAGTGAATGAGGCCTCAGGCCTCTACCAGATGTTCAGTGTCCTGGCTGACATCATACTGCTGagaga GAATGCGACAACATTTGAATATCTCGAAGAATACCCAGTTGGAGTCCTGGCTGAACTGGAAACACTGACAGGGAGAAAAGCTCCCAATGGGCTGTTTGTCATCATCATGGAGTACGGGAGAAATTTCTCTGGGGCTGATAAAGATGTCTTCTACTACAACCGAGCAGTGGGGGAGGCACAGCATGCCTGGCAGTCCAACTTTCTGCACCCTGTTATTTACTATTACAAACGCCTCCCAACAG AGCGGGAGATGAGACTTCGCCCCCCCGACTGGTCTCTCCCCCGCCCAGACGCCATCCATCACATTGTGGAGGATTTTCTGACAGACTGGACAGCCCCAAACGCTCACATCCTGCCACTGAGACGTTTTCTGGAGAACTGCGTCGGCACTGACCTTCGCAATTTCTTTGCAG tgcAGCCTAGGGATGCCATCCTGCATCTCAAGCTCTGCAGTATCGAGGTGGTTACTCTGCGGCCATGCAGGGCAGAGTACCAG AATCCTGTTTCCTGTTTGCCTTCACCCGTCAGAAGCTGCCTCCCTTCTGTCAACAGGGATATGTAA
- the EIF3D gene encoding eukaryotic translation initiation factor 3 subunit D isoform X1 has protein sequence MAKFVTPVIQDNPSGWGPCAVPEQFRDMPYQPFSKGDRLGKVADWTGATYQDKRYTNKYSSQFGGGSQYAYFHEEDETSFQLVDTARTQKTAYQRNRMRFAQRNLRRDKDRRNMLQFSMQTLPKSAKQKERDRLRLQKKFQKQFGVRQKWDQKSQQKPRDSSVEVRSDWEVKEEMDFPRLMKMRYLEVSEPQDIECCGALEYYDKAFDRITTRNEKLLRSIKRIFHTVTTTDDPVIRKLAKTQGNVFATDAILATLMSCTRSVYSWDIIVQRVGSKLFFDKRDNSDFDLLTVSETANEPPQEEGNSFNSPRNLAMEATYINHNFSQQCLRMGKEKYKFPNPNPFVEDDMDKNEVASVAYRYRRWKLGDDIDLIVRCEHDGVMTGANGEVSFINIKTLNEWDSRYCNGVDWRQKLDSQRGAVIATELKNNSYKLARWTCCALLAGSEYLKLGYVSRYHVKDSARHVILGTQQFKPNEFASQINLSIENAWGILRCVIDICMKLDEGKYLILKDPNKQVIRIYSLPDGTFSSDEDEEDEEEEEEEEEEES, from the exons ATGGCCAAGTTTGTGACACCCGTGATCCAGGACAACCCCTCTGGCTGGGGCCCTTGTGCTGTACCTGAGCAGTTCAGGGATATGCCATATCAGCCTTTCAGTAAAGGAGACCGCCTGGGAAAG GTTGCAGACTGGACAGGAGCCACATATCAGGATAAGAGATACACAA acaAGTACTCTTCACAGTTTGGTGGAGGAAGTCAATATGCATATTTTCATGAGGAGGATGAGACTAGCTTCCAGTTGGTGGATACAGCACGAACACAGAAAACTGCATACCAGAGGAATCGTATGCGATTTGCTCAG AGGAACCTTAGGAGAGATAAGGACCGTCGGAAcatgctgcagttcagcatgCAGACGCTACCAAAGAGCGCTAAGCAGAAGGAGAG AGATCGTTTGCGTCTGCAGAAGAAGTTTCAGAAACAGTTTGGAGTGAGGCAGAAGTGGGACCAAAAATCACAG CAGAAGCCTCGTGACTCCTCTGTTGAAGTTCGCAGTGACTGGGAGGTGAAAGAAGAGATGGACTTCCCTCGACTGATGAAGATGCGCTACCTGGAGGTGTCAGAGCCACAGGACAT AGAGTGCTGTGGAGCCTTGGAGTACTATGATAAAGCCTTTGACCGCATTACAACAAGGAATGAGAAGCTACTGAGGAGCATTAAACGCATCTTCCATACTGTCACTACTACTGATGACCCAGTTATCCGAAAG CTGGCAAAGACCCAAGGAAATGTGTTTGCCACAGATGCTATCCTGGCCACACTGATGAGTTGCACTCGCTCTGTGTATTCCTGGGACATCATTGTCCAGCGAGTTGGATCCAAGCTCTTCTTTGACAAGAGGGACAATTCTGATTTTG ACTTACTGACAGTGAGTGAAACAGCTAATGAACCACCACAGGAAGAGGGCAACTCATTTAATTCTCCACGCAACCTTGCCATGGAGGCCACGTACATCAACCATAACTTCTCCCAACAATGTCTAAGAATG ggaaaggaaaaatacaagtttCCCAACCCAAACCCCTTTGTGGAGGATGACATGGATAAAAATGAAGTAGCCTCTGTTGCATACAG ATATCGAAGGTGGAAACTGGGAGATGATATAGATCTCATTGTCCGCTGTGAACATGATGGAGTGATGACGGGAGCTAATGGAGAAGTGTCATTCATCAACATCAAAACACTGAACGAATGGGATTCCAGG TATTGCAATGGAGTAGACTGGCGCCAGAAGCTTGATTCTCAGAGAGGAGCCGTGATTGCCACAGAGCTGAAAAACAACAGCTACAAATTAGCCCGCTGGACATGTTGTGCGCTGCTGGCTGGATCAGAATATCTTAAACTTGG GTACGTTTCTCGTTACCATGTGAAGGACTCTGCCCGACATGTGATCCTGGGCACACAACAGTTCAAGCCAAATGAGTTTGCCAGCCAGATTAATCTGAGTATAGAGAATGCCTGGGGCATCCTGCGATGTGTCATTGACATCTGCATGAAACTGGATGAGGGAAAGTACCTCATCCTCAAAGACCCCAACAAGCAAGTCATCCGTATCTACAGCTTGCCTGATGGCACCTTCAGCTCTGATGAAGATGAggaagatgaagaggaagaggaggaagaagaag aGGAAGAGAGCTGA
- the FOXRED2 gene encoding FAD-dependent oxidoreductase domain-containing protein 2 isoform X3 codes for MAQAVWGTLLRLALCAGAVCTTSSTAFLYHDYCVIGAGPSGLQIAYFLQQAGRDYIVFERSHAPGSFFALYPRHRKLISINKQYTGKSNSEFNLRHDWNSLLSHDHRLLFRHYSHDFFPDADTMVRYLEDFASLLKLQVQYNTAIVHVTLDRDQQAWNGHHFILTDQSRQNYKCRAINNGLLDTYQLKSLDGLLEGDLEDLAIVKDKKGKLHITLRFYLENRNTSAGINSITLPQDELDNFATRAPYDRVIRCLGWKFDFSIYNRSLRLMPGKGNKKKYPQIKPSYESRGTRGLFVLGTASHSVDFRKSAGGFIHGFRYTTRAVHRLLENRHHGVPWPSTVYPVIQLTNSIIKRVNEASGLYQMFSVLADIILLRENATTFEYLEEYPVGVLAELETLTGRKAPNGLFVIIMEYGRNFSGADKDVFYYNRAVGEAQHAWQSNFLHPVIYYYKRLPTEREMRLRPPDWSLPRPDAIHHIVEDFLTDWTAPNAHILPLRRFLENCVGTDLRNFFAESCFLFAFTRQKLPPFCQQGYVRMQGLVGIKRLQRHAVDAGLLEDYTAADFTGDRLLGSPEGSQDQLLRDRAMPVSPLQHLVTAKDEL; via the exons ATGGCCCAGGCGGTTTGGGGGACGCTCCTGAGGCTTGCCTTGTGTGCCGGCGCTGTCTGCACCACAAGCAGCACTGCTTTTCTCTACCACGACTACTGCGTCATCGGGGCTGGCCCGTCAGGCTTGCAGATAGCCTATTTCCTCCAGCAAGCCGGCAGGGACTACATAGTCTTCGAGCGCAGCCACGCTCCCGGCAGCTTCTTCGCCCTCTATCCTCGCCATCGCAAGCTCATCAGCATCAATAAGCAATATACGGGCAAATCCAACAGTGAGTTCAACCTTCGCCATGACTGGAACTCGCTCCTCAGCCATGACCACCGGCTGCTCTTCCGACACTACTCCCACGACTTCTTCCCCGATGCTGACACGATGGTGCGCTACCTGGAGGACTTTGCTTCCCTGCTGAAGCTGCAGGTCCAGTACAACACAGCCATCGTCCATGTCACGCTAGACAGAGATCAGCAGGCCTGGAACGGCCACCACTTCATCCTGACGGACCAGAGCAGACAGAACTACAAATGCAG AGCAATTAACAATGGCCTGTTGGATACATACCAGTTGAAATCTCTTGATGGGCTTCTGGAGGGCGACCTAGAAGATCTGGCTATTGTCAAGGACAAGAAAGGGAAGTTGCACATCACGCTCCGGTTCTACCTGGAAAACAGGAACACCAGTGCAGGCATCAACTCCATCACCCTCCCACAGGATGAACTGGATAATTTTGCTACTCGTGCACCTTATGACCGTGTCATTCGCTGCCTGGGCTGGAAATTTGACTTTTCTATATATAACAG ATCCCTTAGACTGATGCCaggaaaagggaataaaaagaaGTATCCTCAGATCAAACCCAGTTATGAGTCCCGAGGCACTCGAGGACTCTTTGTTCTTGGGACTGCTAGCCACTCTGTTGATTTCAGAAAATCTGCTGGGGGCTTCATCCATGGATTCCGGTATACAA CTCGTGCAGTCCACCGCCTATTGGAAAACCGCCACCATGGTGTCCCCTGGCCATCCACAGTTTACCCTGTTATACAGTTGACCAATTCCATCATCAAGCGAGTGAATGAGGCCTCAGGCCTCTACCAGATGTTCAGTGTCCTGGCTGACATCATACTGCTGagaga GAATGCGACAACATTTGAATATCTCGAAGAATACCCAGTTGGAGTCCTGGCTGAACTGGAAACACTGACAGGGAGAAAAGCTCCCAATGGGCTGTTTGTCATCATCATGGAGTACGGGAGAAATTTCTCTGGGGCTGATAAAGATGTCTTCTACTACAACCGAGCAGTGGGGGAGGCACAGCATGCCTGGCAGTCCAACTTTCTGCACCCTGTTATTTACTATTACAAACGCCTCCCAACAG AGCGGGAGATGAGACTTCGCCCCCCCGACTGGTCTCTCCCCCGCCCAGACGCCATCCATCACATTGTGGAGGATTTTCTGACAGACTGGACAGCCCCAAACGCTCACATCCTGCCACTGAGACGTTTTCTGGAGAACTGCGTCGGCACTGACCTTCGCAATTTCTTTGCAG AATCCTGTTTCCTGTTTGCCTTCACCCGTCAGAAGCTGCCTCCCTTCTGTCAACAGGGATATGTAAGAATGCAAGGGCTTGTGGGGATCAAGAGACTCCAGCGCCATGCAGTAGATGCTGGCCTGCTGGAGGATTACACTGCTGCGGACTTCACAGGTGACAGACTCCTTGGCAGCCCTGAGGGGTCACAGGACCAGTTGCTAAGAGATCGTGCAATGCCAGTTAGTCCACTGCAGCATCTTGTTACTGCCAAGGATGAACTTTAA